The bacterium genomic sequence CACGGTTTCCCGGGAGTTCGGCTGCGAGGGTGTTTTGGTGGCGAACCGGATCGCGGAGCAGCTAAACGAGCTGGGCGCCGATCCCACCCCCTGGGTGGTGATGGGAAAAGAGGTGCTTCTCGCCGTGGCCGAGCAGGGAGGGGTAGCCGAGGAGTTTGTGCGCGCCCTGGACACGAGCCGCCGCAGCGTCATCCGGCAGACCCTGGACACGCTGCTGGGAAACAGGCCCACGGAATACCAGGCGTACGAGGCGCTCGCCAAGACCCTGGTCGCGCTCGCCCAGGCCGGCCGGGTGGTCCTCCTGGGCCGGGCCGGGGCCATCGCCTGCGGCACTCTGGAGGGGGGTTTTCACATTCGTCTGGTCGCGCCGCTGGAATACCGGGTGGCCAGCTTCGCCCGGCGGCGGAACATCACCGCGCCCGAGGCGGAAGCCATCGTTGTCAGGGAGCAGGCGGCGCGGGACACACTGGCTCACGAATTTACCGGAAAAGAGCTGGCGGACTCCGGCCACTACCACATGATCTTCAACAACGCGAAAATGGACGGCGAGGAGATTGCCCGGGTCGCGATGGAAGCCATCCGGAAAAAGATTCTGGCCTAGCGTGCGTGCGCCCGTGCCTAGAAGCGGAAGTCGCCGTGGCAGTTGGCACAGGCGCCCCAGATTGTCACCAGCGCGCCGACGGATCCCTTTGCATTTTTTTTGTCGGCGAAACCACCCAATTCACGAGCTTTTTCCGCAAGCTGCTCCGCATACGTCTTGAAGCTCGCGATGTTTTCGTTTCCCTCGGTGTGGGGCAGCTCCTTCGCCAGGCGGACGACTATCTCCACCTCCTTTTTCACCCCCTCGAAATCCGTCTCCGCGAGCTCCCGAAGGGGCTTCATGAGGATCGTCTCGACCAGCCGCTCGTAGGACTCATGCATTTTTTTCATGAGATCTCCAACCTCCACAGACTCTGCAGGAGAAGCGCTGGAGAGAAAAAGGGCCGCCCAAAGGACGGCGAGGACGGACACGCGGGACAAGAACCGGAAACGAAATCTTTTCATGAACACCTCAAGACAAGCAGGGAGCGGCGGCGGCTTCCGGCGGCCGGCCGGCTTCTGGCGCCAGCCCCGGCGCAAAACGAGATAGATTTACTCATATTCTCCGGGACGCACAATCCGCCCCCTCCGGAGGCCGGTTCAAGGCGCCTCCGGGCGGGCGGGTTTTATAGCGCAAGCCGTTGTTTTTTCTTTCGTTTTCACGAAAAATGTGGTATAAGAATACTGACGGAAACGCGGACCACGCCTGCCTGGAAGACACGCGACAGCCCAGCCGCCCGTGCGACGATTTTTGCATTGTCCAAGAGAGGGAAGCCGGAAAATGGCGGAGAATCTGCGCTCGGTCAACATTGAAGACGAGATGAGCTCATCCTTCATGGACTACGCGATGAGCGTCATCATCTCCCGCGCCCTGCCGGATGTGCGCGACGGCCTCAAGCCCGTTCACCGGCGGATTCTCACCACCCTGGATGACCTCGGGCTTCAGCACAACAAGTCCTTCCGCAAGTGCGCAAAGATCGCGGGCGATGTGAGCGGAAACTATCACCCCCACGGCGAGGCGGTGGTGTATCCCGCGCTCGCCCGGATGGCCCAGGACTTTTCCCTGCGGGGCCTGCTGGTGGACGGCCAGGGCAACTTCGGCTCGGTGGACGGCGATCCGCCGGCCGCCATGCGCTACACCGAAGCCCGGATGACCGAACTGACCGAGTTCATGCTCCTCGACATCGACAAGGAAACGGTCGACTACGTCCCCAACTACGACAGCACCCGCCAGGAGCCCTCCGTCCTCCCGGCGCGCGTGCCGAATCTTCTCCTGAACGGATCGACCGGCATTGCCGTCGGCATGGCCACGAACATCCCCCCGCACAACCTCGGCGAGCTGTGCGAAGCGCTGGCACTGGTGCTGGACGACGAGAATCTGTCCATTGACCAAATCGAAAAAATCATGCCCGGCCCGGACTTTCCGACCAGAGGCATCATCCACGGCAAGAGGGGAATCCGCGAATACTACAGAACGGGGCGGGGCCACGTTCAGGTCAGGGCACGCGCCATGGTCGAGATACAGCCCCGCACCAACCGGCAGTCCATCGTGGTAACGGAAATCCCCTACACCGTAAACAAGGCGCGGCTCATCGAGAAGATCGCCGAGCTGGTCCGCGACCAGAAGATCCGCGAGATCTCCGACATCCGCGACGAGAGTGATCGCTCCGGGATGCGCATCGTCATCGATCTGCGGCGCGACGCGGTGGGCGGCGCCGTCCTGAACCAGCTCTACAAGCATACCCAGATGCAGACCACCTTCGGCGTCATCATGCTGGCCCTGGCGAACAACCAGCCCCGCGTGATGAACATCAAGGAAATGATGATCCACTTCCTCCGCTTCCGGAGAGAGATCATTCTCCGCCGGAGCCGTTTCGAACTCCGCAAGGCCGAGGAGCGGGCCCATATTCTCGAGGGCTACCGCATTGCGCTCGACAAGATCGATCAGGTCATCAAGCTCATCCGGGGAAGCAAGACCCCCGACATCGCCAAAAAGGGGTTGGTGGACAAGTTCAAGCTGACCGAGATCCAGGCCCAGGCCATCCTGGAGATGCGCCTCCAGCGCCTGACCGGACTCGAGAGGGACAAGATCGAAGAGGAATACAAGGAACTCCAGAAGAAGATCAAATATCTCAACCGCGTCCTCATGGAAGCGAAGCTCCAGACACAGATCATCAAGGAGGAGATCACGGAGGTCCACCAGAAATTCGCCGATGCGCGCCGGACCGAGATCGTGGATGAGACGGGCGAGATCGCGCTTGAAGACATGATCGTCGAGGAGGACATGGCCGTTACCATCTCCAACTCCGGCTACATCAAGCGCAACGCGGTGAGCCTCTACCGGGCCCAGCGGCGCGGCGGCAAGGGTGTGATGGGCATGGGGACGAAAGAAGAAGATTTTGTGGAGCAGCTCTTCATCGCCTCAACGCACGACTATCTTCTTTTCTTCACGAGCTCCGGGCGGTGCCACTGGCTCAAGGTGCACGAAATTCCGCAGGCAGGGAAAACCGCCCGCGGCAAGGCGATTGTGAACGTGCTACAGCTCTCCGGAAGCGAGCGAGTCACCGCCGTGCTGCCCGTTCGGAAGTTCGAGCCCGACCGCTACGTGGTCATGGTGACCCGCCGGGGCGTGCTGAAGAAAACCGAGCTCACGGCGTTCAGCAACCCCCGCGCCGGCGGAATCATCGCCATCGGCCTCAAGAAAGGGGACGAGTTGATCACGGTGGGCCAGACGGACGGCACCCGCGAGATCTTCATCGGCACCCGGCAGGGGAAAGCCATCCGCTTTCCTGAAGCAAAGGCCCGCCCCATGGGCCGGACGGCCGCCGGCGTGCGCGGCATCGGTTTGGGCAAAGATGATTATGTCGTCGGAATGGAGGTTGTTTCCCCGGGCGATGTCATACTGACCGCCACCACCCATGGCTTCGGGAAGCGCTCCAAGGTGGACGATTACCGGGTCACGAACCGCGGCGGCAAGGGCGTGATCAACATCAAGGCCACCGACAGGAACGGCGAGGTCGTCGGCATCCGGCGGGTGATGGACGAAGACGAATTCATGCTCATCACAACGGGCGGTCAGATGATTCGTGCCAATGCCAAGGATGTTTCTATCATCGGGCGTTCGACCCAGGGGGTGCGCCTCATCGATGTGAAGGGAAAAGATCGGGTCGCCGCCCTCGCCAGGGTCGAAGACAGCGGAAATGGCCAGGAAGTGAGCTGAAAATTGCCGTGTGGGAGCCTTTGTTCCTGAATCCAAACCCAAAACCTGCCTCGCGGTTCACGCGCCTCTCTTTTTCCCGCGCGCTGGCGCTCACCGGCATCGTGCTGGCGGCGGCCTCGTGTGCCCTCGTGGCGGGAGAGACGCCCCCGAAGCATGTGGTACTGGCCCCTCCTCCCGCCACATTCTTGCCCCCTGCCGATGCCGCAAAGCCCCCTTCTCCTGCCCTGGCGCTGAGCCGGAAGGGGGAGCGGGCCTACCTGCAGGAGGACTACGACGCGGCCGAGCGGTTTTTCCGCGACGCTCTCCGGATCGAGC encodes the following:
- a CDS encoding cytidylate kinase-like family protein, translated to TVSREFGCEGVLVANRIAEQLNELGADPTPWVVMGKEVLLAVAEQGGVAEEFVRALDTSRRSVIRQTLDTLLGNRPTEYQAYEALAKTLVALAQAGRVVLLGRAGAIACGTLEGGFHIRLVAPLEYRVASFARRRNITAPEAEAIVVREQAARDTLAHEFTGKELADSGHYHMIFNNAKMDGEEIARVAMEAIRKKILA
- the gyrA gene encoding DNA gyrase subunit A, whose translation is MAENLRSVNIEDEMSSSFMDYAMSVIISRALPDVRDGLKPVHRRILTTLDDLGLQHNKSFRKCAKIAGDVSGNYHPHGEAVVYPALARMAQDFSLRGLLVDGQGNFGSVDGDPPAAMRYTEARMTELTEFMLLDIDKETVDYVPNYDSTRQEPSVLPARVPNLLLNGSTGIAVGMATNIPPHNLGELCEALALVLDDENLSIDQIEKIMPGPDFPTRGIIHGKRGIREYYRTGRGHVQVRARAMVEIQPRTNRQSIVVTEIPYTVNKARLIEKIAELVRDQKIREISDIRDESDRSGMRIVIDLRRDAVGGAVLNQLYKHTQMQTTFGVIMLALANNQPRVMNIKEMMIHFLRFRREIILRRSRFELRKAEERAHILEGYRIALDKIDQVIKLIRGSKTPDIAKKGLVDKFKLTEIQAQAILEMRLQRLTGLERDKIEEEYKELQKKIKYLNRVLMEAKLQTQIIKEEITEVHQKFADARRTEIVDETGEIALEDMIVEEDMAVTISNSGYIKRNAVSLYRAQRRGGKGVMGMGTKEEDFVEQLFIASTHDYLLFFTSSGRCHWLKVHEIPQAGKTARGKAIVNVLQLSGSERVTAVLPVRKFEPDRYVVMVTRRGVLKKTELTAFSNPRAGGIIAIGLKKGDELITVGQTDGTREIFIGTRQGKAIRFPEAKARPMGRTAAGVRGIGLGKDDYVVGMEVVSPGDVILTATTHGFGKRSKVDDYRVTNRGGKGVINIKATDRNGEVVGIRRVMDEDEFMLITTGGQMIRANAKDVSIIGRSTQGVRLIDVKGKDRVAALARVEDSGNGQEVS